Genomic window (Bacillus vallismortis):
TAAAACGATTATAGGATGGTGCTGAATATGGCAACTTTAACGGCAAAAGAAAGAACGGATTTTACTCGTTCGTCTCTTCGGAATATCCGTACTTCAGGACATGTTCCAGGTATCATATATGGGAATGACACGGGAAACAAACCTGTATCATTAGACAGTGTGGAGCTGATTAAAACGCTGAGGGACGAAGGTAAAAATACAGTCATCACGCTTGACGTCAGCGGAGAAAAACATTCTGTCATGGTGACAGACCTGCAAACGGACCCGCTGAAAAATGAAATCACTCACGCTGACTTTCAAGTGGTCAATATGAGTGAAGACATTGAGGTGGAAGTTCCGATTTATTTGACCGGAGAAGCCATCGGAGTGAAAAACGGAGGCGTATTGCAGCAGCCGCTGCATGCACTTACTGTAAAGGCAAAGCCAAAAGCCATTCCGCAAACGATTGAGGCTGATATTTCAAACCTTGATGTAAATGAGGTACTCACTATTGCGGATCTGGCTGCTGACGGTGACTACGCCTTTAATCAAGAATCAGATGAGGTCGTAGCTTCTATCCTTCCTCCGCAGCAACAGGAAGCAGCTGAGATAGATGAAGAGGAATCTGCCGATGCTCAGCCTGAAGGTGAAAACAAAGAACATTAATAGCTTAAGGCGTAACCCTCCCGCGGTTACGTCTTTTGTGCTAGAATGAGAAGAATTATAGCCCGCTATGCAGACGGGAGTTTATGTGACTAAGGGAGGATTCGCCATGCTTGTGATTGCCGGTCTCGGAAACCCGGGGAAAAACTATGAAAACACACGGCATAATGTCGGATTTATGGTGATAGATCAGCTTGCGAAGGAATGGAATATTGAGCTGAATCAAAATAAATTTAATGGATTATACGGAACTGGATTTGTTTCCGGCAAAAAGGTTCTACTTGTTAAACCGCTTACATATATGAATTTATCAGGAGAATGTTTGCGGCCTTTAATGGACTATTATGATGTCGAAAACGAAGATTTAACAGTCATTTACGACGATCTTGATCTTCCGGCTGGCAAGATCCGTTTAAGAACAAAAGGAAGCGCCGGAGGGCACAATGGCATCAAATCATTGATCCAGCATCTTGGAACATCCGAGTTTGACCGCATTCGCATCGGAATCGGCCGGCCTGTAAACGGTATGAAGGTCGTTGACTATGTGTTAGGCTCCTTCACCAAGGAGGAGGCACCTGATATAGGTGAAGCGATCGAAAAATCTGTGAAGGCTTGTGAAGCTTCTCTGAGCAAGCCGTTTTTAGAAGTCATGAACGAATTTAACGCAAAGGTATAAAATGAATCAACAAAGCCCATACTACACCAAAATAACTTTTTCATCAGGAGGTCCCTTGTATGGCTTTGCATTATTATTGCCGTCATTGCGGAGTGAAAGTAGGCAGTCTCGAATCTTCCATGGTATCGACTGACTCACTCGGTTTTCAGCACTTAACAAACGAAGAAAGAAACGATATGATTTCTTATAAAGAAAATGGAGATGTTCAAGTTTTGACAATATGTGAAGATTGCCAAGAGGCGCTTGACCGAAATCCGCATTACCACGAACATCACACATTTATTCAATAAAAAGCTTTGGTGTAGATACTAGACCAAAGCGTTTTTCTGTTCTCACAGGAAACAGAGAGGAGGGGCCATATGGACAACATTCAAACCTTTATAAAAGAAAGCGATGACTTTAAATCCATCATCAACGGTTTACACGAGGGGCTGAAGGAACAGCTGCTCGCGGGTCTGTCGGGTTCCGCGCGTTCTGTTTTTACTTCTGCCTTGGCTAATGAAACGAATAAGCCTATCTTTCTAATCACCCATAATTTATATCAAGCCCAGAAAGTAACGGATGATCTGACTGTACTCCTAGGGGATCGATCTGTCCTTTTGTACCCCGTCAATGAACTCATTTCATCAGAAATAGCAGTCGCAAGCCCCGAATTGCGGGCGCAGCGATTAGATGTCATTAATAGATTAACGAATGGAGAAGCGCCAATTGTCGTTGCTCCTGTAGCTGCAATCAGAAGAATGCTGCCGCCTGTAGAGGTGTGGAAAAACAGTCAAATGCTCATTCAAGTTGGCCATGATATCGAACCTGATCAGCTCGCATCACGGCTGGTAGAGGTAGGATATGAGCGGTCTGATATGGTGTCTGCACCCGGGGAATTCAGCATTCGCGGAGGAA
Coding sequences:
- a CDS encoding 50S ribosomal protein L25/general stress protein Ctc, with product MATLTAKERTDFTRSSLRNIRTSGHVPGIIYGNDTGNKPVSLDSVELIKTLRDEGKNTVITLDVSGEKHSVMVTDLQTDPLKNEITHADFQVVNMSEDIEVEVPIYLTGEAIGVKNGGVLQQPLHALTVKAKPKAIPQTIEADISNLDVNEVLTIADLAADGDYAFNQESDEVVASILPPQQQEAAEIDEEESADAQPEGENKEH
- the pth gene encoding aminoacyl-tRNA hydrolase, whose translation is MLVIAGLGNPGKNYENTRHNVGFMVIDQLAKEWNIELNQNKFNGLYGTGFVSGKKVLLVKPLTYMNLSGECLRPLMDYYDVENEDLTVIYDDLDLPAGKIRLRTKGSAGGHNGIKSLIQHLGTSEFDRIRIGIGRPVNGMKVVDYVLGSFTKEEAPDIGEAIEKSVKACEASLSKPFLEVMNEFNAKV
- the fin gene encoding anti-sigma-F factor Fin, yielding MALHYYCRHCGVKVGSLESSMVSTDSLGFQHLTNEERNDMISYKENGDVQVLTICEDCQEALDRNPHYHEHHTFIQ